In a genomic window of Nocardiopsis mwathae:
- a CDS encoding ABC-F family ATP-binding cassette domain-containing protein yields MITARGVDIHVGARQLLSDASFTITPGDRIGLVGRNGSGKTTLLETLADRRPPHAGTVTRTGSVGYLPQDPRAADPATTVTDRILAARRLADAVRDLRAAEAAMAQAARTADLDRAMRAYTRAENEFQARGGYAAEAAAARVAAGIGLPDRLMGQPPGTLSGGQRRRVELARILFAQHDTLLLDEPTNHLDADAVTWLRGFLADHPGGLVLISHDTDLLDATVNRVFHLDPHRAALDVHNTGWRAYLAQRDADERRRTRERANAERKAAALHAQADRMRASVGTAMAAKNMARRADRMLSGVEPARRTEAVARIRLPEPAPCGRIPLAAVGLAKSYGDLRVLTGTDLAVDRGGRMVVLGFNGAGKTTLLRILAGRERPDAGRVVRGHGLRPGYFAQEHDTLDPARTVRENLRAAAPHLTEGEARRVLGAFLFSGDDADKPAGVLSGGEKTRLALAGLVHSGANVLLLDEPTNNLDPASRDGVLAAVATYPGAIVMVTHDEGAIEALRPDRVLLLPDGTEDLWDEEYRDLVALA; encoded by the coding sequence ATGATCACCGCCCGCGGTGTCGACATCCATGTCGGCGCCCGCCAGCTGCTGTCCGACGCCTCCTTCACCATCACCCCCGGCGACCGCATCGGGCTCGTCGGCCGCAACGGATCCGGCAAGACCACCCTGCTCGAAACCCTGGCCGACCGGCGCCCGCCCCACGCGGGCACCGTCACGCGCACCGGCTCTGTGGGCTACCTGCCCCAGGACCCGCGCGCCGCCGACCCGGCCACCACCGTCACCGACCGCATCCTGGCCGCCCGCCGGCTGGCCGACGCCGTCCGCGACCTGCGCGCGGCCGAAGCGGCGATGGCCCAGGCCGCCCGCACGGCCGACCTCGACCGGGCCATGCGCGCCTACACCCGCGCCGAAAACGAGTTCCAGGCACGCGGCGGATACGCCGCCGAAGCCGCCGCCGCGCGCGTGGCCGCCGGGATCGGACTGCCCGACCGCCTCATGGGCCAACCGCCGGGCACGCTGTCCGGCGGGCAGCGGCGCCGCGTCGAACTGGCCCGCATCCTCTTCGCCCAGCACGACACGCTGCTCCTCGACGAACCGACCAACCACCTCGACGCCGACGCCGTCACTTGGCTGCGCGGCTTCCTGGCCGACCACCCCGGCGGGCTGGTGCTCATCAGCCACGACACCGACCTGCTGGACGCGACCGTCAACCGGGTCTTCCACCTCGACCCGCACCGGGCCGCGCTCGACGTGCACAACACCGGGTGGCGCGCCTACCTCGCCCAACGCGACGCCGACGAGCGGCGGCGCACCCGCGAGCGCGCCAACGCCGAACGCAAGGCGGCGGCGCTGCACGCCCAGGCCGACAGGATGCGCGCGAGCGTGGGCACCGCCATGGCGGCCAAGAACATGGCCCGCCGCGCCGACCGGATGCTGTCCGGCGTGGAGCCGGCGCGCCGCACCGAGGCGGTGGCGCGCATCCGGCTGCCCGAGCCCGCCCCGTGCGGCCGGATCCCCCTCGCCGCGGTCGGCCTGGCCAAGTCCTACGGCGACCTGCGCGTGCTCACCGGAACCGACCTGGCCGTCGACCGCGGCGGCCGCATGGTCGTCCTCGGATTCAACGGCGCGGGAAAGACCACCCTGCTGCGGATCCTCGCCGGACGCGAGCGACCCGATGCGGGCCGGGTGGTGCGCGGCCACGGGCTGCGACCGGGCTACTTCGCCCAGGAGCACGACACGCTCGACCCGGCCCGCACCGTCCGGGAGAACCTCCGCGCGGCCGCGCCGCACCTCACCGAAGGGGAGGCGCGGCGCGTGCTGGGAGCGTTCCTCTTCTCCGGCGACGACGCCGACAAACCGGCCGGGGTGCTCTCCGGCGGTGAGAAGACCCGGCTGGCCCTGGCCGGGCTGGTCCATTCGGGCGCCAACGTGCTCCTGCTGGACGAGCCCACCAACAACCTCGACCCCGCCTCCCGCGACGGAGTCCTCGCGGCCGTCGCCACCTATCCGGGTGCCATCGTGATGGTCACCCACGACGAGGGCGCCATCGAGGCACTGCGCCCGGACAGGGTCCTGCTGCTCCCCGACGGCACCGAGGACCTGTGGGACGAGGAGTACCGGGACCTGGTCGCGCTCGCCTGA
- a CDS encoding Scr1 family TA system antitoxin-like transcriptional regulator has translation MGFETQAIRLASLDLGHVPGLLQTPDYARAIMLGGGIPPGPAENSRGHAYRTSSHPH, from the coding sequence ATCGGCTTCGAGACGCAGGCCATCCGGCTCGCGTCCTTGGACCTGGGACACGTACCCGGGCTCCTTCAGACGCCTGACTACGCGAGAGCGATCATGTTGGGCGGAGGAATTCCGCCAGGCCCAGCGGAAAACTCTCGTGGCCACGCGTATCGGACGTCAAGCCATCCTCACTAA
- a CDS encoding ArsR/SmtB family transcription factor: MSRDGCSREVPYPSLHLGEIGYFAEHAECPGEDDEHRGPAQPGSGRRPHDRARRRWHRRPSGGRGAVLPRLSDPTRLKLLEYILAGEHTAAECVQHAGVSRPRVSVHLSCLVDCGYVTIRSI, encoded by the coding sequence CTGAGTAGAGACGGTTGCTCACGAGAAGTACCGTATCCTTCCCTCCATCTCGGAGAAATAGGGTATTTTGCGGAACATGCGGAGTGCCCTGGGGAGGACGATGAACATCGGGGACCTGCGCAACCTGGGTCCGGCCGGCGCCCGCACGATCGCGCTCGTCGGCGTTGGCACCGCCGCCCATCTGGAGGCCGCGGCGCGGTTCTTCCGCGCCTGTCTGACCCCACGCGGCTCAAGCTCCTGGAGTACATCCTCGCCGGGGAGCACACCGCGGCCGAGTGCGTGCAGCACGCCGGGGTGTCCCGGCCGCGGGTGTCGGTCCACCTGTCCTGCCTGGTCGACTGCGGCTATGTGACGATCCGATCAATCTGA
- a CDS encoding helix-turn-helix domain-containing protein, which yields MSNRLYSVEQVADHLSLHVRTVRNYIRDGRLDAVRIGKQYRITHEALEAFTGHPVTPAHDTPRARGQAEVSAIVEIDAVDPATADRLTTPLSAFLTAAAADRRPGEEPLRIETAYNRDKARLKIIILGSPGDTARLLAYIDEVLTS from the coding sequence GTGAGCAACCGTCTCTACTCAGTGGAACAGGTCGCCGACCACCTGAGCCTGCACGTCCGCACCGTCCGCAACTACATCCGCGACGGGCGGCTCGACGCCGTCCGCATCGGCAAGCAGTACCGCATCACCCACGAGGCCCTGGAAGCCTTCACCGGGCACCCGGTGACGCCTGCGCACGACACCCCCCGGGCCCGTGGGCAAGCCGAGGTGTCGGCCATCGTGGAGATCGACGCCGTCGACCCCGCGACCGCCGACCGCCTGACCACGCCCCTCAGCGCATTCCTGACCGCCGCGGCCGCCGACCGCCGCCCGGGTGAGGAGCCGCTGCGGATCGAGACGGCCTACAACAGGGACAAGGCCCGCCTGAAGATCATCATCCTCGGCAGTCCCGGCGACACCGCCCGGCTGCTCGCCTATATCGACGAGGTCCTCACGTCATGA
- a CDS encoding alpha/beta fold hydrolase, with the protein MTAIYTSEGGGREIRRRYREALGAWPIPAEHLRVPTREGDTFVVSGPPDAPPLVLLHGSGANATMWTGDVPSWARHFRVHAVDLIGEPGLSAPSRPPLASEALALWLDDVLDDVLDGLGLTNPAFVGASLGGWVALDHATRRPDRIRRLALLCPGGMGRQTMGWPAKALLLRPFGRWGLRRSAQAATGLEAPDSEHVLDSLVLTFAHFKPRMERLPVFSDDALRRLTMPVLVIVGGRDAMFDSRDTARRARRCIPRATVTLLPEVGHAILGQTEPITEFLRG; encoded by the coding sequence ATGACCGCGATCTACACGTCCGAGGGCGGCGGGCGCGAGATCCGCCGACGGTACCGGGAGGCGCTGGGTGCCTGGCCGATCCCCGCCGAGCACCTGCGGGTGCCGACCCGCGAAGGGGACACCTTCGTCGTCTCTGGTCCCCCGGACGCGCCGCCGCTGGTCCTGCTGCACGGCTCCGGCGCGAACGCGACCATGTGGACGGGCGACGTCCCCTCATGGGCGCGGCACTTCCGCGTCCATGCCGTCGACCTCATCGGCGAGCCGGGACTCAGCGCGCCGTCCCGTCCACCACTGGCCTCCGAAGCCCTGGCGCTATGGCTGGACGACGTGCTGGACGACGTGCTGGACGGCCTCGGGCTCACCAACCCCGCATTCGTCGGGGCCTCCTTGGGCGGCTGGGTGGCCTTGGACCATGCCACCCGCCGCCCCGACCGGATCCGCCGCCTGGCACTGCTGTGCCCCGGCGGGATGGGGCGGCAGACAATGGGATGGCCGGCCAAGGCCCTGCTGCTGCGCCCCTTCGGACGCTGGGGCCTGCGCCGGTCGGCCCAAGCCGCCACGGGCTTGGAGGCGCCGGACAGCGAGCACGTCCTCGACTCCCTCGTGCTGACCTTCGCCCATTTCAAGCCCCGCATGGAGCGGCTGCCGGTGTTCTCCGACGACGCCCTGCGCCGCCTGACCATGCCCGTGCTGGTGATCGTCGGCGGCCGAGACGCCATGTTCGACTCCCGCGACACCGCACGGCGCGCACGCCGATGCATCCCCCGCGCGACCGTGACCCTCCTGCCCGAAGTCGGGCACGCGATCCTCGGCCAGACCGAGCCCATCACGGAATTCCTCCGCGGCTGA
- a CDS encoding DUF4180 domain-containing protein: MTSTLPTGPHDAPVVLYTPDGRELSSADAALDLIGEAWACRAEVLVVPVEQVADAFFVLKSGLAGEIVQKFVNYGLRLVILGDVSPHVADSPALRDFVREANRGRQVWFVETQEELDERLHRGNPPNIRER, translated from the coding sequence ATGACATCCACCCTCCCCACAGGCCCACACGACGCACCCGTCGTCCTCTACACCCCCGACGGCCGGGAGCTCAGCAGCGCCGACGCCGCGCTCGACCTCATCGGTGAGGCATGGGCGTGCCGCGCCGAGGTGCTGGTCGTGCCGGTGGAGCAGGTCGCCGACGCGTTCTTCGTCCTCAAGTCCGGGCTGGCCGGCGAGATCGTGCAGAAGTTCGTCAACTACGGGCTCCGCCTGGTCATCCTCGGCGACGTCTCCCCGCACGTCGCGGACAGCCCGGCCCTGCGCGACTTCGTCCGCGAGGCGAACCGCGGCCGCCAGGTCTGGTTCGTCGAGACACAGGAGGAACTGGACGAGCGGCTGCACCGCGGAAACCCTCCGAACATCCGGGAGCGCTGA